Genomic DNA from Bacteroides zhangwenhongii:
GCATCTGGCGTCGCTGGTCAATATACCTGTCGTCTCTATTTGGGGGGCTACCCATCCATACGCCGGGTTTATGGGGTGGAAACAATTACCCATTAATACGGTACAGCTGGATTTGCCTTGCCGACCTTGTTCGGTTTACGGGCAAAAGCCTTGTTGGAGGGGAGATTATGCTTGTCTGAAAAATATTACTCCTGAACAGGTGATAGAGAAAATAGAGGCGATTGTAGGTTAATTGCTTTTCTTGAATAAAAATAAAACTAGAGGCAATAAAAGTATGATATGTTGAATGAAAACTTTTTAAAAGAAGAAAATATCTCCGGATATTTGGTGTCGAAAGAAATGAAGGAGGTTTGGGCTTGTGAACTGGATATGTTGGAACGTTTACTTGCTGTTTGCCTGAAATATGATTTGAAGTGTTGGGCCGACTCCGGAACTCTGATTGGTGCTGTTCGGCATAAAGGGTTTATCCCTTGGGATGATGATATTGATATGGTAATGTTTAGGGATGATTATGATAAGCTTGTAAAAGTTGCCGATAAAGAATTTACATATCCTTATTTCTTTCAGACGATTTATTCAGATGAATATTATGGCAATCGTCATGCTCAAATACGAAATAGTGAGACAGCTGCTATTGCGAATCCTAAATCTCGTTTTAATCAAGGTGTATTTATTGACATATTTGTATTGGATGGAGTCCCCGATGTGCCCCGGACTTTACAGAAACATCTACGTAAAGTGAAAGTATACAAGCAACTGTTGAAGTCTGTGTCTAAATTAATATCTCATTTCCCGAAAACTTTATATCGAAAATGTCGTTGGGATAAGATGCTTTACGCTAGATATGAAGAGGTCTTACGAAGTGCCCCTGTGTCTGAAACGGAATTAGTGTCTACATTGTCATTAAATTATAAAACGAGGATAAAAAATCGTTCATGCTATGATAGAACTGAATATATGGATTTTGAGAATCTAAAAATACCCGTACCAAGTGGATATGATCAGATTCTGAAAATTGATTTTGGTGATTATATGACTCCTGTTCATCAACCGACATTGCATGGAAAATTACATTTTGATACTAAACGGAGTTATAAAGAAGTACTGAATTTTTAAAACAGGACATGGATGAATAAGAAATATGATTACTTGGTGGTAGGCGCAGGACTGTTTGGCTCTGTATTTGCACATCAGATGACGAATGCTGGTAAACGTTGTTTGGTAATTGATAAACGTAGTCATATAGGTGGAAATATTTATTGCGAGAATGTGGATGGCATTCATGTGCATCAATATGGAGCTCATATATTTCATACGGGCAATAAGCAAGTTTGGGATTATGTAAACCGTTTTGTTGTCTTTAATCGCTATACTAACTCTCCATTAGCAAATTATAAAGGTGAATTATATAATCTGCCTTTTAATATGAATACTTTTAATAAGTTATGGAGCGTTAATACTCCTCAAGAGGCGAAAGCCAAGATTGAAGAGCAACGTAAAGAGTATGCATATATAAAATCTCCGGCCAATTTGGAAGAACAGGCTTTGACGCTTTGTGGAAAAGATATTTATCAGAAATTGATAAAAGGTTATACAGAAAAACAATGGGGACGTCCGGCAACGGAACTTCCTGCCTTTATTATCAGGAGGCTTCCTTTCCGTTTTACTTATGATAATAATTACTTCAATGATGAATATCAGGGAATTCCCAAAGGAGGATATAATGAATTGATAAATAGGTTGCTTGAAAATGTTGAGATACGTTTAAATACGAATTATTTTTCTGCCCGTAAAGAATTGGATAAATTGGCTGATAAAATCTTATTTACCGGCTGTATAGATGAATTTTACGATTATCGTTTTGGGCGTTTAGAGTATCGTAGTCTTCGTTTTGAACATGAACGTCTTGAAATTGATAATTATCAGGGTAATGCTGTCGTAAATTATTGTGAAAGAGAGATTCCTTATACTCGTATTATTGAGCACAAACATTTTGAGTTTGGTACGCAATCTTGTACGGTGATTACCCGTGAATATCCTGCGGCTTTTACTGCTGAAAACGAACCCTATTATCCAGTGAATGATGATACTAATATGACGCTTTTAAAGAAATATAAAGATTTGGCGAATACTACGGCGAATGTTTTGTTTGGCGGGCGTTTGGCTCAATATGCTTATTTTGATATGGATGACACGGTGGAGGCTGTATTGGCTTTGGTTAACAATGAATTAAGAAAATAAATTATGATTTGCTATTTGTCAAGAAATTATAAAGGTGTAAGTGGCGCCGGTAATAAAGCGAAAACGGACATTGAACAGATTATGGAACTGCATGGCTTTCACAATGTCGGATTGAAGCAGGCACGCTATACTCATACAGTTGTAGCTTTTTGTTATACTTTATTTAGTGTTGTAAAGAGCGCTTTTTGTTTGAGAAAGGGAGATGTTCTAATTTTACAGTACCCATTGAAGAAGTATTATACTTTCGTATGTAATGTGGCTCATTGGCGTGGATGCAAAGTGGTTACATTGATTCATGATCTGGGCTGTTTCCGAAGTAAGAGACTGACTGTCTCACAGGAAATATCAAGATTGAATCATTCGGATAGCATCATTGTGCATAGTGAAGCGATGAAAGAGTGGTTAGAAAAAAAGGGGATTAAGGCGAAATTGCAGATACTGGAAATCTTTGATTATTTATCGGCAAATCGTCAAGGAACAGAAATAAAATCTCTTGGTCTTGGGCCTGGTCGTCCGTATCGTGTGATGTTTGCGGGTGTCTTGGCCTCCTGCCATAATGATTTTTTATATCAGATGGCTAATGCGCCTCGTTCTTATGAGTTGATATTCTATGGAAGTGGCTTTGAACCGGACAGATTACACGCAGAAGTGAATTTTAAAGGGTTTGTATCCTCTGATGATTTGATTGCAACAGCGGAAGGTGATTTTGGAATCGTATGGTACGGACCGGCTTTGGAGGGAGGAAAAGGTCCTTTGGGAGAGTATTTGCAATATAATGCCCCTCATAAAATGTCTCTTTATATACGTTGTGGGCTTCCTGTTATAATATGGGAAAAAGCAGGACTATCATCTTTTGTAAGGGATAATAAGATAGGAATATGTATTTCTTCTTTAGAAGAATTGGAAGATGTTTTTACTCGGATGACGGTGGAAGAATATCAGGAAATGAAACGAAACGTAAAAAAAATCGATGATAGGCTTAGCCGGGGATTTTATACATTTGAGGCAATAAAACGAGCTTGTGCAGATTTAGATATCTTTTTTTAAGGATAAATCCCTAAAAAAAAC
This window encodes:
- the glf gene encoding UDP-galactopyranose mutase, producing the protein MNKKYDYLVVGAGLFGSVFAHQMTNAGKRCLVIDKRSHIGGNIYCENVDGIHVHQYGAHIFHTGNKQVWDYVNRFVVFNRYTNSPLANYKGELYNLPFNMNTFNKLWSVNTPQEAKAKIEEQRKEYAYIKSPANLEEQALTLCGKDIYQKLIKGYTEKQWGRPATELPAFIIRRLPFRFTYDNNYFNDEYQGIPKGGYNELINRLLENVEIRLNTNYFSARKELDKLADKILFTGCIDEFYDYRFGRLEYRSLRFEHERLEIDNYQGNAVVNYCEREIPYTRIIEHKHFEFGTQSCTVITREYPAAFTAENEPYYPVNDDTNMTLLKKYKDLANTTANVLFGGRLAQYAYFDMDDTVEAVLALVNNELRK
- a CDS encoding LicD family protein — its product is MLNENFLKEENISGYLVSKEMKEVWACELDMLERLLAVCLKYDLKCWADSGTLIGAVRHKGFIPWDDDIDMVMFRDDYDKLVKVADKEFTYPYFFQTIYSDEYYGNRHAQIRNSETAAIANPKSRFNQGVFIDIFVLDGVPDVPRTLQKHLRKVKVYKQLLKSVSKLISHFPKTLYRKCRWDKMLYARYEEVLRSAPVSETELVSTLSLNYKTRIKNRSCYDRTEYMDFENLKIPVPSGYDQILKIDFGDYMTPVHQPTLHGKLHFDTKRSYKEVLNF